A region from the Variovorax paradoxus genome encodes:
- a CDS encoding bifunctional metallophosphatase/5'-nucleotidase: MHASLKHLAMAGVVLATLSACGGSSSNSNGFVPFLPPPAPAPAPSPAPAPAAPGSMDVKLIAFNDLHGNLEPPRLSITAPAREGGTVPVPAGGAAYLASAIASLKAKNENNAVVSAGDMIGASPLVSALFLDEPTIEAVNAMKIDFNAVGNHEFDKGQTELLRMKNGGCAKNTPLEPCRVNKAFPGANFGFLAANTVKTDGTTLFPATGMKSFTKDGATVKVAFIGMTLKGTPSIVTPAGVAGLSFKDEADTANALIPQLKAQGADAIVVVVHEGGTTTVGYNDKSCGGLSGDILPILDKLDASVDVVISGHTHRSYICDYGKTNPAKPFLLTSAGQYGTLLTDINLTIDTRTRKVTAKSAGNVIVQGEAYTSGASTVALTDQYPVFGKNQEVAALVSQYLSVAAPLVQRVVGTLSGPATRTQTASRENVLGNLIADAQLAATSASNKGGAQIAFMNPGGVRADLVPAGDGSVTYGQIFSVQPFGNSLVVKTMTGAQIKAVLEQQFNSGSNTVASPRVLLPSRSLSYSYSLSAPAGSRIGNMALNGTAMTDGASYRVTMNSFLATGGDNFTVFNQGTDTLGGDQDVDALEAYIKANSPLAPPAANRITTLP, from the coding sequence ATGCACGCATCGTTGAAACATCTCGCCATGGCGGGGGTGGTCCTGGCCACCTTGTCTGCCTGCGGCGGAAGCAGCAGCAATTCGAACGGGTTCGTTCCGTTCCTCCCGCCGCCTGCACCGGCGCCGGCGCCATCCCCGGCTCCGGCCCCCGCCGCGCCCGGCAGCATGGACGTGAAGCTCATCGCCTTCAACGACCTGCACGGCAACCTCGAGCCGCCCCGGCTCTCCATCACCGCGCCGGCCAGGGAAGGCGGCACGGTGCCGGTGCCCGCCGGCGGCGCCGCGTATCTCGCTTCGGCAATTGCGTCGCTCAAAGCGAAGAACGAGAACAACGCCGTGGTCTCGGCCGGCGACATGATCGGCGCGTCGCCGCTGGTCTCGGCGCTGTTCCTCGACGAGCCCACCATCGAGGCCGTGAACGCGATGAAGATCGACTTCAACGCGGTCGGCAACCACGAGTTCGACAAGGGCCAGACCGAACTGCTGCGCATGAAGAACGGCGGCTGCGCCAAGAACACGCCGCTGGAGCCCTGCCGCGTGAACAAGGCCTTTCCGGGCGCGAACTTCGGATTCCTGGCGGCCAACACGGTGAAGACCGACGGCACCACGCTGTTTCCCGCCACGGGCATGAAGAGCTTCACCAAGGACGGCGCCACAGTGAAGGTGGCGTTCATCGGCATGACGCTCAAGGGCACGCCCAGCATCGTGACGCCAGCGGGCGTCGCGGGCCTGAGCTTCAAGGACGAGGCCGACACGGCCAACGCGCTGATCCCGCAGCTCAAGGCCCAGGGCGCCGACGCCATCGTGGTGGTGGTGCATGAAGGCGGCACCACCACCGTGGGCTACAACGACAAGAGCTGCGGCGGCCTGAGCGGCGACATCCTGCCGATCCTCGACAAGCTCGACGCCTCCGTCGACGTGGTGATCTCAGGCCACACGCACCGCTCCTACATCTGCGACTATGGCAAGACCAACCCGGCCAAGCCCTTCCTGCTGACCAGCGCCGGCCAGTACGGCACCCTGCTGACCGACATCAACCTGACGATCGACACGCGCACCCGCAAGGTCACGGCCAAGTCGGCCGGCAACGTGATCGTCCAGGGCGAGGCCTACACCAGCGGCGCCAGCACGGTCGCGCTGACCGACCAGTACCCCGTGTTCGGCAAGAACCAGGAAGTGGCCGCGCTCGTCAGCCAATACCTGTCCGTCGCGGCGCCGCTGGTGCAGCGGGTGGTGGGCACGCTCTCCGGCCCGGCCACGCGCACGCAGACAGCTTCCCGCGAAAACGTGCTGGGCAATCTGATCGCCGATGCGCAGCTCGCCGCGACCAGCGCCAGCAACAAGGGCGGCGCGCAGATCGCCTTCATGAATCCGGGCGGCGTGCGCGCCGACCTCGTGCCGGCCGGCGACGGCAGCGTGACCTACGGCCAGATCTTCAGCGTGCAGCCCTTCGGCAACAGCCTGGTGGTGAAGACGATGACCGGCGCGCAGATCAAGGCCGTGCTCGAACAGCAGTTCAACAGCGGCAGCAACACAGTCGCCTCGCCGAGGGTGCTGCTGCCTTCGCGCAGCCTGAGCTACAGCTACAGCCTCTCGGCGCCCGCGGGCTCGCGCATCGGCAACATGGCACTCAACGGAACCGCGATGACCGACGGCGCGAGCTACCGCGTGACGATGAACAGCTTCCTGGCCACCGGCGGCGACAACTTCACGGTCTTCAATCAGGGCACGGACACGCTCGGCGGCGACCAGGACGTGGACGCCCTCGAGGCCTACATCAAGGCGAACAGCCCGCTCGCGCCGCCCGCGGCCAACCGCATCACCACGCTGCCCTGA
- a CDS encoding ABC transporter substrate-binding protein produces the protein MQTKLKIIALMLGAAGLASHAVQAQEKVVIGYISDLSGLYADLEGKGGATAIQMAIDDMGGKVLGQPVEVLSVDHQNKPDIAASKAREWIDTAGATMIFAGTNSGVALATAKVAQEKKRVFFTNGAATSALTNAQCSPYTVHYAYDTVALAKSTGGAVVDTGGKSWFFLTADYAFGHALEGDTAKVVKAKGGTVVGTVRAPLNASDFSSFLLQAQNSKAQVLGLANAGGDFINSMKASKEFGIDKSMKVAGLLVFLTDVKSLGLPATQGLLHTTSWYWDADDESRKWAARYEAKTKNKPTDIQAADYSATMAYLKAVEAVKSTDADKVMAYLKKTPINDFYAKGVIRADGRMVHDMLLAEVKKPSESKGPWDLLKIVKKVPGDQVYTTKEESTCALWK, from the coding sequence ATGCAAACCAAGCTCAAAATCATTGCTCTCATGCTCGGGGCCGCGGGTCTTGCGAGCCATGCCGTGCAGGCGCAGGAGAAGGTCGTCATCGGCTACATCAGCGACCTGTCGGGCCTGTACGCCGACCTGGAAGGCAAGGGCGGCGCAACGGCCATCCAGATGGCCATCGACGACATGGGCGGCAAGGTGCTCGGCCAGCCGGTGGAAGTGCTGAGCGTGGACCACCAGAACAAGCCCGACATCGCCGCCTCCAAGGCGCGCGAATGGATCGACACTGCCGGCGCCACGATGATCTTCGCGGGCACCAATTCGGGCGTCGCGCTGGCCACCGCCAAGGTGGCGCAGGAAAAGAAGCGCGTGTTCTTCACCAATGGCGCGGCCACCTCGGCGCTGACCAACGCGCAGTGCAGCCCCTACACCGTGCACTACGCCTATGACACCGTCGCGCTGGCCAAGAGCACCGGCGGCGCGGTGGTCGACACTGGCGGCAAGAGCTGGTTCTTCCTGACGGCCGACTATGCCTTCGGCCACGCACTCGAGGGCGACACCGCCAAGGTCGTCAAGGCCAAGGGCGGCACGGTGGTGGGCACGGTGCGGGCACCGCTCAATGCGTCGGACTTCTCGTCCTTCCTGCTGCAGGCGCAGAACTCCAAGGCCCAGGTGCTGGGCCTGGCCAACGCCGGCGGCGACTTCATCAACTCGATGAAGGCATCGAAGGAATTCGGCATCGACAAGTCGATGAAGGTCGCGGGCCTCTTGGTGTTTCTCACCGACGTGAAGAGCCTGGGCCTGCCGGCCACGCAGGGCCTGCTGCACACCACCAGCTGGTACTGGGACGCCGACGACGAGTCGCGCAAGTGGGCCGCGCGCTACGAAGCCAAGACCAAGAACAAGCCGACCGACATCCAGGCCGCCGACTACTCGGCCACCATGGCCTACCTCAAGGCCGTGGAGGCGGTGAAGAGCACCGATGCCGACAAGGTCATGGCCTACCTCAAGAAGACGCCGATCAACGACTTCTACGCCAAGGGCGTGATCCGCGCCGACGGCCGCATGGTGCACGACATGCTGCTGGCGGAGGTCAAGAAGCCATCGGAATCCAAGGGCCCGTGGGACCTGCTGAAGATCGTCAAGAAGGTGCCGGGCGACCAGGTCTACACGACCAAGGAAGAAAGCACCTGCGCACTCTGGAAGTGA
- a CDS encoding branched-chain amino acid ABC transporter permease, with protein MKKISLVVYAVLLLALIAAPFIGFYPVFVMKVLCFALFACAFNLLLGYTGMLSFGHAAFLGGSAYLTGHALKVWHLTPELGLIAGTLAGALLGLVFGWLAIRRQGIYFSMITLALAQMMYFVVLQAPFTGGEDGLQSVPRGKLFGLIDLRDDLTMYYVALVIVVAAFLLIARTVHSPFGQVLKGIKENEPRAISLGYDVNRFKLLAFVISAALSGLAGSLKTLVLGFASLSDVHWTASGHVILMTLVGGLGTLSGPLVGSAVVVLLENKVGDFGTFMARLTGVDWFNTLGESVTMVTGLIFVICVLAFRRGIMGEVIAFLDRRRGKKA; from the coding sequence ATGAAGAAAATATCGCTCGTCGTCTACGCAGTGCTGCTGCTGGCACTGATCGCCGCACCCTTCATCGGCTTCTATCCCGTGTTCGTGATGAAGGTGCTGTGCTTCGCGCTCTTCGCCTGCGCCTTCAACCTGCTGCTGGGCTACACCGGCATGCTGTCCTTCGGCCATGCCGCGTTCCTGGGCGGCTCGGCCTACCTCACGGGCCACGCGCTCAAGGTCTGGCACCTCACGCCCGAGCTCGGCCTGATCGCGGGCACGCTGGCCGGCGCGCTGCTGGGGCTGGTGTTCGGCTGGCTGGCCATTCGCCGCCAGGGCATCTACTTCTCGATGATCACGCTGGCGCTGGCGCAGATGATGTACTTCGTCGTGCTGCAGGCGCCTTTCACCGGCGGCGAAGACGGGCTGCAGAGCGTGCCGCGCGGCAAGCTCTTCGGCCTCATCGACCTGCGCGACGACCTCACGATGTACTACGTCGCGCTGGTGATCGTGGTCGCGGCCTTCCTGCTCATTGCGCGCACCGTGCATTCGCCTTTCGGGCAGGTGCTCAAGGGCATCAAGGAGAACGAGCCGCGCGCCATCTCGCTCGGCTACGACGTCAACCGCTTCAAGCTGCTGGCCTTCGTGATCTCGGCCGCGCTGTCGGGCCTGGCCGGCTCGCTCAAGACGCTGGTGCTCGGCTTCGCTTCGCTCAGCGACGTGCACTGGACGGCATCGGGCCACGTGATCCTGATGACGCTGGTCGGCGGCCTCGGCACGCTGTCGGGCCCGCTGGTGGGCTCGGCGGTGGTGGTGCTGCTGGAGAACAAGGTGGGCGACTTCGGCACCTTCATGGCGCGCCTCACAGGTGTCGACTGGTTCAATACGCTGGGCGAGTCGGTCACCATGGTCACGGGCCTGATCTTCGTGATCTGCGTGCTTGCGTTCCGCAGGGGCATCATGGGCGAGGTCATCGCTTTCCTCGACCGCCGCCGAGGCAAGAAAGCCTGA
- a CDS encoding branched-chain amino acid ABC transporter permease, protein MNISMPALLSQLLLGLVNGSFYAILSLGLAVIFGLLNVINFAHGALFMMGAVLSWMAMNYFNVNYWVMLAVAPLIVGLFGVLIERLLLRWIYKLDHLYGLLLTLGLTLLIEGGFRSVYGVSGLAYSTPEALSGGTNLGFMFLPNYRAWVVVASLVVCFATWYAIEKTRLGAYLRAGTENPRLVEAFGVNVPLMVTLTYGFGVALAAFAGVLAAPVIQISPLMGQNLIIIVFAVVVIGGMGSIMGAILTGLGLGVVEGLTKVFYPEASATVVFVIMVVVLLIRPAGLFGSEK, encoded by the coding sequence ATGAATATCTCTATGCCTGCCCTGTTGAGCCAGCTCCTTCTGGGGCTAGTCAACGGGTCGTTCTACGCGATCCTGAGCCTGGGGCTGGCGGTGATCTTCGGGCTGCTCAACGTCATCAACTTTGCGCACGGCGCGCTGTTCATGATGGGGGCGGTGCTGTCGTGGATGGCGATGAACTACTTCAACGTCAACTACTGGGTCATGCTGGCGGTGGCGCCGCTGATCGTCGGCCTGTTCGGCGTGCTGATCGAGCGGCTGCTGCTGCGCTGGATCTACAAGCTCGACCACCTCTACGGCCTCTTGCTCACGCTGGGCCTCACGCTGCTGATCGAGGGCGGCTTCCGCTCGGTGTATGGCGTCTCCGGCCTGGCCTACAGCACGCCCGAGGCGCTGAGCGGCGGCACCAACCTGGGCTTCATGTTCCTGCCCAACTACCGCGCGTGGGTGGTGGTGGCCTCGCTGGTCGTGTGCTTTGCCACCTGGTATGCGATCGAGAAGACGCGGCTCGGCGCCTACCTGCGCGCCGGCACCGAGAACCCGCGGCTGGTGGAAGCCTTCGGCGTCAACGTGCCGCTGATGGTGACGCTGACCTACGGCTTCGGCGTGGCGCTGGCGGCCTTCGCCGGCGTGCTTGCGGCGCCGGTGATCCAGATCTCGCCGCTGATGGGGCAGAACCTGATCATCATCGTGTTCGCGGTGGTGGTGATCGGCGGCATGGGCTCGATCATGGGCGCCATCCTCACGGGCCTGGGGCTCGGCGTGGTCGAGGGGCTGACCAAGGTGTTCTATCCGGAGGCTTCGGCCACCGTGGTGTTCGTGATCATGGTCGTGGTGCTGCTGATCCGCCCCGCCGGCCTGTTCGGCAGCGAAAAATGA